The stretch of DNA TGCGTCGCGCAATTACTGCGTGACGCAGTTATTTTGTCGTGGTCACCCCGACCGAGGAGCACGCCATCACCACCTCCACCCGCCCACCCGAGCGGATGCCACCCGAGTCCGCCCTGCTGTTCGGCCGCACCGCCGCCATCGTGCTCGCCGTCATCCTCACCGCCGACTTCATCGAGCTGCTGGACGCCACCATCGTCGGCGTCGCCGCCCCGGCCATCGCCGCCGACCTGGGCGCCGGCGACACCGCCCTGCAGTGGACCGCCGCCGGCTACACCCTGGCGGTCGGCTCCGGCCTGATCACCGGCGGCCGGCTCGGCGACCACTACGGGCGCCGCCGCGTCTTCCTGCTCGGCCTGGCCGGGTTCATGCTCGCCTCCGCCGGCTGCGGACTCGCCCCCGACGCGGGTTCGCTGATCGCCGCGCGCATCGCTCAGGGCCTGGCCGGCGGGCTGATGATCCCGCAGGTCTTCGGGGTCATCCGGGCCTCCTTCGCCCCCGAGGCGCGGGCCGCCGCGTTCGGCGCCTACGGCGCGGTCCTCGGTGTGGCCTCGGTGGCCGGTCCGCTGCTCGGCGGGCTACTGGTCGAGGCGGACCTGTTCGGCCTGGGCTGGCGGGCGATCTTCTGGGTCAACGTGCCCATCGCGCTGGCCGGGCTGATCGCCGGCGCCCGCTTCATGCCCGAGTCCCGCTCGGCCGGCGCGGCCCGCCCCGACCTGATCGGCGCCGCCCTGGCCGCGGCCGCCGCGACGCTGCTGCTCCTGCCGCTGATCCAGCTCCGCGAGTGGGACCGGCCCTGGCTGACCGCGGCCCTGCTCGCGCTCTCCGGCGCCGCCGCCGCGCTCTTCCTGCTCCGCGGGCGGCGGCTGGCCGCCCGCGGCGGGCAGCCGATCCTGGACCCGGCACTGCTGAAGGTCCGCGCGTTCAGCGCCGGCCTGGCCGTCTCGCTGCTGTTCTTCGGCGCGCTCGGCGCCCACTTCCTGCTGCTCTCCCTCTACCTCCAGTTCGGCACCGGGCGCACCGCCCTGGAGACCGGCCTGGTGATCCTGCCCTTCGCGGTGGGCTCCATCGCCGCGTCCGGGATCGGCGTCGGCGTCGCGCACCGCGCCGGGCGCGCCCTGCTGGTCACCGGGGCGCTGCTGCTGGCCGCCTCCCAGCTCGCCCTGATCCCGCTCGTCTCCGGCGGCGCCGACCCCGGCTACCCGGTGCTCGCGGCGCCGATGCTGGTCGGCGGCCTGGGCCTGGGCCTCACCGCCCCGCCCCTGGTCGGCGTGGTACTGGCCGGGGTGCCCGCGGACGACGCCGGGGCCGCGGGCGGCCTGCTGACCACCGTCTCCCAGATCGGCAACGCGCTGGGGGTCGCGGTGCTCGGCGCGGTGTTCTTCGCCCGGGTCGAGGACACCGCCGCGCAGGGGGCCGCGGCCGCCTACGGCGACGCCCTCGCCGCCACCCTGCCCTGGCAGGCCGCCTGCTACCTCGGGGCGGCCGCGCTGATGGCGCTGCTGCCGGCCCGCGCCGCCCGGACCGACTACTGACCGGCCGCTCCGCACCGGCCCCGGGCCGGCGGACCTCTCGCACCGGCCGCCTGAAGGCGACGGCTCCGACGGCCGGGGCGACTCGCCCGGCCGGCACCGGGGAGCGGGCACCGGGCCGGGTGCCGCTTCGCCCGAGCCGCGCCGGCGCGCCCCCGGACGGCGGCCCGCAGATCCCGGTCGGCGACCGGAGGATCCGGTCGGACCGGGCGGCCGGCCCTCCCGAGCCGTGCGGGACGGCCGCACGGCCCACCGCCTCCGGGCTCCGGAACCCCGATACCGCACACCTTCCCTCTCAAGGAGAACCGATGAGCGCACCGCTTCCGCACACCGCCCCCCAGGCCCCCGTCGACCCGTTCGCCCCCGGCGAGCGCGGCATCGCCGAACCGCACCCCGCCCGCGCGGCGCTGCGCGCGGCCGGCCCGATCGTGCAGGCCGAGGCGCCCGCCGGCGGCCCGGTCTGGATCGTCACCGACGGCGCCCTCGCCCGGCAGGTCTTCCGCCACCCGCACATCGTCAAGGACCCGGCGCGCGCCCCCGCGCACTGGGACCCCCGCACCGCGGGCCTGGAGCCGACCGCCGCCGAGCAGCCCTCGCTCACCACCCTGGACGGCCCGCCGCACACGCGGCTGCGCCGGGCGCACACCCCGCTGTTCGGCGCCGACCGGACCGCCGCCTGGGAGGAGCGGATCACCGAGCTGGCCCGGGAGATGCTCACCGGCCTGGCCGCCGCCGGCGGCACCGTCGACCTGGCCGCCGACTTCACCACCCGGTTCCCGCTCACCGTGCTCTGCGACCTGATCGGCGTCCCGCGCGACCGGGTGGACGAGGCCATCGCCGCCTGCCGCGGCATGCACGGCGGCCCCGCCGAGGTGGCGGCCGCGATGGACGCGTTCACCGGGCTGGCCGCCGCGGCGCTGCACGGCGGCCGGCGCGGCCTCGCCGCCGAACTGCGCGACACCCTCCAGGACAGCGGCGCCGAGGCCGACCTGCACTACCTGCTCTTCACCCTGATCTTCGCCGGGCAGCTCACCACCGACCCGGCGCTGGGCTACCTGCTCGCCCACCTGCTCGACGAGGACCGGGCCGCCCCCGCCGACCCCGACGAGGCCGCCGCCGAGGTGCTCAACCGGCACTCGCCCGCGCCGTTCTCGCTGTGGCGGTTCACCGACCGGGAGGTGGAGCTCGCCGGGGTCCGGCTGCCGGAGCGCTCCCCGGTGCTCGTCGACATCCAGGGCATCAACACCGGCCCGGACGGGCGGATCGGACCCGACCTGGTCTTCGGGGCGGGGGCGCACTACTGCACCGGGGCGCGCCTGGCCCGCATCGAGCTGATCGCGCTGGCCCGGGTGCTCCGCGCCGACCTGCCCGGCGCCCGGCTGGCGGTGCCCTTCGCCGAGCTGCGCCAGACCGACTTCGGCGGCATCCAGGGCAGCAGGCTCACCGCGCTGCCGGTCCGGCTGCGCGGCTGAAGGGCCGCCGGGGCGGGTGATCGCCCGCCCCGGCGATGTCCCGGTGCCGTCGTGACGGGCGGTCCGGCCCGGAGAGGACGCTCCTGCGCGGGTGGGCGGAGCGCGGCCTCAGCGGCGGCAGGTCACCCGAAGACCTGCTCGGCGCGGGTGGCGGTGGCGGCGCGGACGATCCACTCCCGGAGCCGTTCGGGGTCGGTGCAGGAGGAGATGAGTCCGCGGTGCCGCTCGGTGAGGTCGATCCCCCGTGCACCCAGTACGGCCAGCAGCGCCTCGGCTTCGCCCTCGGCTCGGCCTTCGCTCTTCCCTCTCCCGTGGTACCTGCGGGCGAACTCGGTCTGGAACTCGTAGGTCCCGGTGCTCATCAGGGCCTCCCAGTGGGCTCGAGCGGCCGGGGCGAGGCCGGCCACCACGTAGTCATGATAAACGGCGAGCCTGTCGTCGGGCAGCGTGCGCAGCGACTGGGCGAAGGCCAGCAGGACCGCCTCACCGCAGGCCGGGTCCGCGCCGTGGGCCAGGGCGGAGAGCGCGGAGATCTCCGGCTGTGCGCGGGCCCGCTCCTCATCGGTGATGACGGGGAACTCGTCCGGCCCTACGACCAGGGGGGACAGGACGTATTCGGGGTGCCCGGTCAGGATGGGGGCGCGGGCCCAGGCAGCGGTGGCCCGGTCGAAGCAGAGCACCATCAGGACGGTGTCGCATTCCAGGCGGGCGCGCACCGTCGAGTGGTAGACCGGCCAGGAGAAGCGCTTGCGCTCGTCCGGGGAGCGCTGCACCTCCACCACCGCGGCGAACACGTCGCGTCCCGCCGCGTCGGCGAAGCAGGCCACGGCGTCGCCGCGGTACTCCTGTCGGGGACAGGTCGGTGCAGTCGCCCGAGGCGGTGCGGCTGCTCCGGTGCTCCGGGACCTTGACGCCGAGGGACTCCTCCAGGAGGACGGCGGCCACGGCCGGGTCGTTGCGGACGAACTCCAAGGGAAGCTCGTGCTCGGCGGTCGGCATACCGGGAACGCTAGGGGCGCCGGAGGCGGTGCGGCCGGGGTTTCCCGGAATTCCTCGGCCGATGCCCGGATCCCGGGCGATATGCCCCTTTCGTTGTCAGGCCCGGAAAAGGGTGTTCCGGGCGGGCGGCTTCTCTGCGGGGTCCGGGTCGGAGACTTTCGGGCCGGGGCGCGCCCCGCTCACCCCTCCGGCAGGTGGCCGTGCCGGCGCAGGAACGCGAGTAGGGCGTCGGCGGCCTCCGCCGCGCCCAGCGGGCCCAGCACGGTGGGCCGGTCGGGCCGCTCCAGGGCGCCGGTCAGGGCGAGGATGCGCCGGTGCGCGTCGCCCTCCGGGGGCGGCACCGGGCGGGCGCGCGGGCGGGCCGGGCCGGTCGACACCGTGCGCACCCGGGGCCGGGGCGCGGGGGCCCGCAGTACCGGGACCGGGGCGCCGGCCGCGGCCAGTGCGGCGGCCAGCGGGGCGCGGCGCAGCTCGGTGCCGGCGCCCTCCACCGAGCAGACCGCGGGCAGCGGTATGTCCAGGACCTCGCGCCGGCCGCGGTCCAGCCGGCGCACCCCGGTGAGCCCGGAGCCCGGGCCCCCTCCGGACGGGGCCAGCGAGACCAGCCCCAGCGCCTGGGCGGCGCCCAGCCGGTGGGCCAGGAACGCCGACAGCGCCCCGGGGGCGTCGGCCGGCCCGGCCCCGCACAGCACCAGGTCGGGCCGGGCCCCGCCGCGGGTGAGCGCACCGGCCAGGGCGTCGGCGGTGTGCGCCTCGTACTCGGCGTCCTCCGGGAGCTCCGCCGGCCGCGCGACGCGGAGCACCTCGGCGCCCAGCGCCGCGGCCTCGCGCAGCGCGGAGTCGTGGCAGGCCGGCCCGGCGGCCACCGCCAGCAGGCGCGGCGCACCAGCGGCCGCCCGCAGCCCGTCGGCGATGCGCAGCGCCCGCTCCAGCGCGGCGGCGTCGCCGGGGGAGAGCCGGACGGCGCGCTGCCCGGTGCGCACCTCGGCGGTGAGTGGGTCGACGTCGGGCAGCGGGTCGGCGGGTGCGAGCACCACGGCGATCAGCACCGCTCACCCCCTCCGGAACACGACGCCGCGGCCGCCGTCGGGGTAGCCCCAGCTGATCGCGCCCGCCTCGTTGCAGACCAGGTAGCAGGTGCCGCACTCGAAGCAGTGCTCGTAGTTGAAGAGCACGCCGCCGTCGGCGGTGGGCGAGAACAGGTCCGCCGGGCAGGCGCTGACGCACGCCTTGGTGGTGCAGGACCGGCACACCCGGGTGTCCACGGTGATGTGCGGCCGCCCGCCGACGTCGAAGTCGACGGTGGCCATCCGGTCGGCCAGGGACGGCTCCTCGGCGGGCGGCAGGGGGCGGGGGCGGTCAGCGGAAGACACGGGCGACCCTCCAGGCGTCGGCGGCGAGGTGGTGCAGGCGGACCCCGTTGGCCCGGGCGGCGCGCAGCAGCAGCCGGGCCAGCCCCGGCTTGGGCGCGGGGTTGTCCACGGTGAACGCGGCCTGCGCCAGGTCGGCGGCGAGGCCGGGGTAGCGGTGCTGCACCCGCGGGGAGAGCACCAGGTCGGGGGCTCCGCGCAGCCGCGCGTGGTCGGCCAGCACGAAGGAGGAGCGCAGGGCGCGCTCGTAGCGGGCCAGGCCCCGGCGGCCGGTGTCGCCGGCGGCCAGCGCCTCGGCGGCGGCGCGTCCGGCGGCCAGCCCGGCACCGATCGCGAAGTTGACGCCCTCCAGCCAGATCCCGGCGGCCAGCGTCATCCCCGCGGCGTCGCCCGCCACCAGGATGCCGTCGCCGTACAGCCGGGGCATGTGCCGGTACCCGCCCTCGGGGACCAGGTGCGCGGCGTACTCCTTGACCGTGCCGCCGCGCAGGTAGGGGGCGATGGCGGGGTGCCGCTTGATCCGGTCGACGACCTCCTCGGGGCGCCTGCCGGAGGAGGCCAGGCCGGACACCGAGAGCACCGCGCCCACCGCCACCGTCTCGGCGTTGGTGTAGAGGAACCCGCCGCCCGGTATGCCGCCGGTGCAGCCCAGCATCTCGAAGTCGGCGCCCTCGTCGCCGCTGAGCCCGAACCGCTGGTCGATGGCGTCCCGGGGCAGCGCGATCACCTCCTTCACACCGAGCGCGGTGTGCCGGGCCTGCGGCCCCGGGTGCAGCCCGGCCTCCCGGGCCAGCAGCGAGTTCACCCCGTCGCAGGCGATCACCACCCGGGCCGCCAGGTCGCCGCCGGGCCGGTCGGTGCGCACCCCGGCGACCCGGCCGCCGGGCCCGCGCAGCAGCCCGGTGGCGGTGGTGGAGGCGACCAGCCGCGCGCCGGCGCGCACCGCCCGATCGGCCAGCCAGGAGTCGAAGTCGGCCCGGTAGGCGGTCATGCCGTTGCCGGGCGGCCGCCCCCAGCCGGGGACGCGTACGTCCACCGAGACCGCCCGGTCGCCGGAGAGCAGCACGGTGGAGCGGCGCACCACCCACCGCTGGGCGGGCGCATCCTCCCGCCAGTCCGGCAGCACCCCGTCCAGAACGCGCGGGTAGATCACCCCGCCGTAGACGTTCTTGGAGCCGGGGAACGGGCCGCGCTCCAGCAGCACCACGGAGCGGCCCGCCCGGGCCAGCTCGAGCGCCGCGGCCGACCCGGCCGGACCGGCCCCCA from Nocardiopsis composta encodes:
- a CDS encoding MFS transporter, encoding MVTPTEEHAITTSTRPPERMPPESALLFGRTAAIVLAVILTADFIELLDATIVGVAAPAIAADLGAGDTALQWTAAGYTLAVGSGLITGGRLGDHYGRRRVFLLGLAGFMLASAGCGLAPDAGSLIAARIAQGLAGGLMIPQVFGVIRASFAPEARAAAFGAYGAVLGVASVAGPLLGGLLVEADLFGLGWRAIFWVNVPIALAGLIAGARFMPESRSAGAARPDLIGAALAAAAATLLLLPLIQLREWDRPWLTAALLALSGAAAALFLLRGRRLAARGGQPILDPALLKVRAFSAGLAVSLLFFGALGAHFLLLSLYLQFGTGRTALETGLVILPFAVGSIAASGIGVGVAHRAGRALLVTGALLLAASQLALIPLVSGGADPGYPVLAAPMLVGGLGLGLTAPPLVGVVLAGVPADDAGAAGGLLTTVSQIGNALGVAVLGAVFFARVEDTAAQGAAAAYGDALAATLPWQAACYLGAAALMALLPARAARTDY
- a CDS encoding cytochrome P450, with the protein product MSAPLPHTAPQAPVDPFAPGERGIAEPHPARAALRAAGPIVQAEAPAGGPVWIVTDGALARQVFRHPHIVKDPARAPAHWDPRTAGLEPTAAEQPSLTTLDGPPHTRLRRAHTPLFGADRTAAWEERITELAREMLTGLAAAGGTVDLAADFTTRFPLTVLCDLIGVPRDRVDEAIAACRGMHGGPAEVAAAMDAFTGLAAAALHGGRRGLAAELRDTLQDSGAEADLHYLLFTLIFAGQLTTDPALGYLLAHLLDEDRAAPADPDEAAAEVLNRHSPAPFSLWRFTDREVELAGVRLPERSPVLVDIQGINTGPDGRIGPDLVFGAGAHYCTGARLARIELIALARVLRADLPGARLAVPFAELRQTDFGGIQGSRLTALPVRLRG
- a CDS encoding mycofactocin-associated electron transfer flavoprotein beta subunit — encoded protein: MLIAVVLAPADPLPDVDPLTAEVRTGQRAVRLSPGDAAALERALRIADGLRAAAGAPRLLAVAAGPACHDSALREAAALGAEVLRVARPAELPEDAEYEAHTADALAGALTRGGARPDLVLCGAGPADAPGALSAFLAHRLGAAQALGLVSLAPSGGGPGSGLTGVRRLDRGRREVLDIPLPAVCSVEGAGTELRRAPLAAALAAAGAPVPVLRAPAPRPRVRTVSTGPARPRARPVPPPEGDAHRRILALTGALERPDRPTVLGPLGAAEAADALLAFLRRHGHLPEG
- a CDS encoding ferredoxin family protein; its protein translation is MSSADRPRPLPPAEEPSLADRMATVDFDVGGRPHITVDTRVCRSCTTKACVSACPADLFSPTADGGVLFNYEHCFECGTCYLVCNEAGAISWGYPDGGRGVVFRRG
- a CDS encoding FAD-dependent oxidoreductase — encoded protein: MTSPNTDDRRAAEREGAPGEAGDPPPGGRPALRGVREPEPGRGPAAVDAVVVGAGPAGSAAALELARAGRSVVLLERGPFPGSKNVYGGVIYPRVLDGVLPDWREDAPAQRWVVRRSTVLLSGDRAVSVDVRVPGWGRPPGNGMTAYRADFDSWLADRAVRAGARLVASTTATGLLRGPGGRVAGVRTDRPGGDLAARVVIACDGVNSLLAREAGLHPGPQARHTALGVKEVIALPRDAIDQRFGLSGDEGADFEMLGCTGGIPGGGFLYTNAETVAVGAVLSVSGLASSGRRPEEVVDRIKRHPAIAPYLRGGTVKEYAAHLVPEGGYRHMPRLYGDGILVAGDAAGMTLAAGIWLEGVNFAIGAGLAAGRAAAEALAAGDTGRRGLARYERALRSSFVLADHARLRGAPDLVLSPRVQHRYPGLAADLAQAAFTVDNPAPKPGLARLLLRAARANGVRLHHLAADAWRVARVFR